One window of the Manihot esculenta cultivar AM560-2 chromosome 14, M.esculenta_v8, whole genome shotgun sequence genome contains the following:
- the LOC110600638 gene encoding putative disease resistance RPP13-like protein 1 isoform X1, which produces METVTAVGGAILTAYLQGLFDKLASHDFLKYACQEKVLAEVEKWESMLKKIYAVLDDAEEKQLTNRLVKIWVSELRDLAYDVEDVLDEFATEALRRRLVVKPLAITSKVQKSITTCFVGVNPRTLKLNAKMLSKMEEITTRLENITAGKHDLDLRETTGRSSNCVRERQPSTSLVNEAKVYGREPDQKAILLLLKNKVSSAEICVIPIIGMGGIGKTTLAQLIFNDATLHFDFKSWVSVGENFDVIGMTKTILQSEDSDAKDLDSLQVKLKEKLSGKKFLIILDDVWSENYDDWTLFCGPLEAGAPGSRIIVTTRNQGVSLMMGNIPAYSLKELSDDDCLAVFAQHALGAKDFDAHSQLKELGKKIAKRCQGLPLAAKALGGLLRGKLNCNVWEEVLNSKIWDLPQEKNSVLPALRLSYHHLPSHLKRCFAYCSMFPKDYKFDKEELVLLWMAEGFLRQPNQMKPIEDLGHEYFNDLLSRSFFQQSSSSDAQYVMHDLIRNLARSINEEICFNLDDKLDGAKPNPKVRHSSFSRHVCDISKRFEVFNEMKSLRTFLALPILPSNYQQLSSKVLHEFVPKLRCLTVLSLAGYCFDELPSSIGALKHLRYLNLSHSEITMLPESSSKLLNLQTLKLRGCRKLIKLPTGISNLINLQYLDISETDSLVEMPPHIGNLTNLHCLPKFIVAKGHGVSIMELMNLCHLHGELRIAGLHNVANVRDSELVNLKEKQNIDALTLEWIGNSHGVRSLRDELQVLHSLMPHQNLHKLSIKYYAGTVFPLWVGDPKFINLMHLELCNCPNITSLPAVGQLPLLQKLSIAGMDRVKEVGIEFYGINSSSAKAFPSLETLTIKNMVEWEQWSSEELQQTFVKLRELRMKNCPKLVGKLPRSFPSLEKLDICDCPQLAELPEILPSLRKLNVEKCQEMVLRSARDLVSLTTLKIKRISGLISLHEVLIQALVAIEDMEIVGCHELMYLWLDGSNVNKLTSMRRLGIQNCKQLVSLVGGEEGLLPCNLEVLSIQKCGHLNKLPDGLHSLTSLRFLRICSCPKLVSFPATGLPNFLRHFMIMDCNSLVSLPEGIICHGDGANEMSHLKKLAIEGCSSCMSFPMGKFPDSLRTLTICFCTNQLLELQHDKFLHLTYLEIKDCHELEFFPEGGLPIPTLIYFTISRCENLKCLPRQMQNLVSLQYLEISDCGGMLSFPGGGFPPNLTTLRIRDCKNLRQPMSEWGLHKLNFLKRLSIKGTSPSTDVVSFPDDGLLLPTSLTLLWIDGLQNLKCISRGLQSLTSLESLWIWNCPKLHSLPKEGLSATLGFLEILSCPLLKQRCLNRKGDYWPVISHIPCVTIDSKRSGMPLNPWFMAHYLVQTWDHA; this is translated from the coding sequence ATGGAAACTGTGACTGCTGTTGGTGGTGCTATCCTTACTGCTTATTTGCAAGGTCTGTTTGACAAGTTGGCCTCCCATGACTTTCTCAAGTATGCATGCCAGGAGAAAGTCCTCGCTGAAGTAGAAAAGTGGGAGAGTATGCTGAAGAAAATCTATGCTGTGCTTGATGATGCAGAGGAGAAGCAGTTGACTAATCGGTTGGTCAAAATCTGGGTTAGCGAGCTAAGAGACTTGGCTTATGATGTGGAGGATGTACTTGATGAGTTTGCTACTGAGGCTTTGCGACGGAGGTTGGTGGTAAAgcctctagctattacaagtaAGGTGCAGAAATCCATAACAACTTGTTTTGTTGGAGTAAATCCAAGAACTTTGAAGCTCAACGCTAAGATGCTTTCCAAGATGGAGGAAATTACAACCAGATTAGAAAATATCACAGCAGGAAAACATGACTTGGATCTACGAGAGACGACTGGAAGAAGCAGCAACTGTGTGAGAGAAAGACAGCCCTCAACATCTTTGGTAAATGAAGCTAAGGTTTATGGAAGAGAACCAGATCAGAAGGCAATACTTCTACTATTGAAGAATAAAGTAAGTAGTGCAGAAATCTGTGTTATTCCTATAATTGGTATGGGAGGGATAGGCAAGACAACTCTTGCTCAACTCATTTTTAATGATGCTACGTTACACTTTGATTTTAAATCTTGGGTGTCTGTGGGTGAGAATTTTGATGTTATTGGAATGACGAAAACAATTCTCCAGTCAGAAGATAGTGATGCCAAAGATTTAGATTCACTTCAAGTAAAATTGAAGGAGAAATTATCTGGAAAGAAATTTTTGATCATCTTAGATGACGTTTGGAGTGAGAATTATGATGATTGGACTCTCTTTTGTGGTCCTCTTGAGGCAGGTGCTCCAGGAAGCAGAATCATTGTCACAACTCGTAATCAAGGCGTTTCACTAATGATGGGTAATATTCCAGCTTATTCTCTGAAGGAGTTGTCAGATGATGATTGTCTGGCTGTGTTTGCTCAACATGCTTTGGGAGCAAAAGATTTTGATGCACACTCGCAGTTGAAGGAACTAGGGAAGAAAATTGCTAAAAGGTGTCAAGGATTGCCTTTGGCTGCTAAAGCCCTTGGAGGCCTCTTAAGAGGTAAGTTAAATTGCAATGTGTGGGAAGAAGTGTTGAATAGCAAGATATGGGATTTACCTCAGGAGAAAAATAGCGTTCTTCCAGCCTTGCGGCTGAGCTACCATCATCTTCCTTCCCACTTGAAACGCTGCTTTGCCTATTGTTCAATGTTCCCAAAAGACTACAAATTTGATAAGGAAGAGCTAGTTTTACTTTGGATGGCAGAAGGTTTTCTTCGACAACCAAATCAAATGAAGCCAATTGAGGACTTAGGCCATGAATACTTCAATGATTTATTATCAAGATCCTTTTTCCAACAGTCTAGCAGCAGTGATGCACAGTATGTAATGCATGACTTGATAAGAAACCTTGCTCGATCCATCAATGAGGAAATTTGCTTTAATTTGGATGATAAGCTAGATGGTGCAAAACCAAATCCAAAGGTGCGACATTCATCATTTTCTCGTCATGTTTGTGATATATCAAAAAGATTTGAAGTCTTCAATGAAATGAAGAGCTTAAGGACATTCTTGGCATTGCCAATCTTGCCATCAAATTATCAACAATTAAGTAGTAAGGTGTTGCATGAATTTGTGCCAAAATTAAGATGCTTAACGGTACTATCATTGGCTGGTTATTGTTTTGATGAGTTGCCAAGTTCTATTGGTGCCTTGAAGCATTTGCGGTACCTGAATCTGTCTCATAGTGAAATTACAATGTTACCTGAATCATCTAGTAAGCTCCTCAACTTGCAGACTTTGAAGTTACGTGGGTGCCGGAAACTTATTAAGTTGCCTACAGGTATCAGCAATCTGATAAACTTGCAGTATCTTGATATTAGTGAAACAGATAGTTTGGTAGAGATGCCACCTCATATAGGTAATTTGACAAATCTCCACTGCCTGCCTAAGTTTATAGTAGCTAAAGGCCATGGAGTCAGTATCATGGAGTTGATGAATTTATGTCATTTACATGGGGAGCTTCGAATTGCGGGGTTGCATAATGTGGCAAACGTTCGAGATTCAGAGCTTGTCAATCTAAAGGAGAAGCAGAACATTGATGCATTAACCTTGGAATGGATTGGTAACTCCCATGGTGTGCGGAGTTTAAGGGATGAACTGCAGGTGCTCCATTCATTAATGCCTCATCAAAATCTGCATAAACTTTCTATTAAATACTATGCTGGAACAGTATTCCCACTGTGGGTAGGGGATCCTAAATTCATTAATCTGATGCATCTAGAACTCTGCAATTGTCCAAATATCACATCTCTGCCAGCAGTTGGACAACTTCCCTTACTTCAGAAGTTGAGCATAGCAGGCATGGATCGAGTAAAAGAAGTGGGCATTGAGTTTTATGGGATTAATTCTTCTTCTGCTAAAGCTTTTCCATCTCTGGAGACTCTAACTATAAAGAATATGGTGGAGTGGGAACAGTGGTCGAGTGAAGAGCTTCAGCAAACATTTGTTAAACTGCGTGAACTTAGGATGAAAAATTGTCCAAAGTTGGTTGGGAAATTACCCAGGTCCTTTCCTTCCCTGGAAAAACTTGATATTTGTGATTGCCCACAATTAGCAGAGCTACCTGAAATCCTTCCATCTCTTCGCAAACTGAATGTTGAAAAATGTCAAGAGATGGTTCTCAGAAGTGCACGTGATCTAGTTTCCCTCACTACcttaaaaattaagagaatttCAGGTCTTATAAGTCTACATGAAGTGCTTATACAAGCTTTGGTTGcaattgaagatatggagattgTAGGTTGTCACGAGTTAATGTACTTGTGGCTAGATGGAAGTAATGTAAACAAACTTACTAGTATGAGACGTTTAGGTATCCAAAACTGTAAGCAGCTTGTATCATTGGTAGGGGGAGAGGAAGGGCTTTTGCCTTGCAATCTTGAAGTGTTGAGCATTCAAAAGTGTGGGCACCTGAACAAGCTCCCAGATGGGCTGCACAGCCTCACATCTCTCAGATTTCTAAGGATCTGTAGTTGTCCTAAGCTCGTATCCTTTCCTGCGACAGGTTTACCCAACTTTCTTAGGCATTTCATGATAATGGATTGTAATTCTTTGGTGTCCTTACCTGAGGGAATTATATGTCATGGTGATGGTGCCAATGAGATGTCTCATCTTAAGAAGTTGGCCATTGAAGGATGTTCATCTTGCATGTCCTTTCCAATGGGCAAGTTCCCTGATTCACTTAGAACTCTTACAATCTGCTTTTGCACAAACCAATTGTTAGAGTTGCAACATGATAAGTTCTTGCATCTAACTTACTTAGAAATAAAAGACTGTCATGAGCTAGAGTTTTTCCCAGAAGGGGGATTGCCCATCCCAACTCTTATCTATTTTACAATTTCAAGGTGTGAGAATTTAAAGTGTCTACCCCGTCAGATGCAAAACTTGGTGTCTCTTCAATATTTGGAGATAAGTGATTGTGGAGGTATGTTGTCCTTTCCAGGAGGAGGTTTTCCACCAAACTTAACTACGCTTCGAATAAGGGATTGCAAGAATTTGAGGCAGCCAATGTCTGAGTGGGGACTTCATAAACTCAACTTTCTTAAAAGACTTTCAATCAAAGGCACAAGTCCGAGTACAGATGTTGTTTCCTTTCCTGATGATGGTCTTTTGCTTCCAACTTCTCTAACCTTGCTTTGGATAGATGGACTTCAGAATCTAAAATGCATATCCAGGGGCCTCCAAAGCCTCACCTCTCTTGAAAGTCTATGGATTTGGAATTGTCCTAAACTCCATTCCTTACCGAAGGAGGGCCTCTCTGCCACACTTGGATTCCTAGAAATCTTATCCTGTCCTCTTCTTAAACAACGGTGCTTAAATAGGAAAGGAGACTATTGGCCTGTCATTTCTCACATCCCCTGTGTTACTATAGATTCAAAAAGGTCTGGGATGCCCTTGAACCCATGGTTTATGGCACATTACTTGGTCCAAACTTGGGATCATGCTTAA
- the LOC110600638 gene encoding putative disease resistance protein At3g14460 isoform X2 has product MLKKIYAVLDDAEEKQLTNRLVKIWVSELRDLAYDVEDVLDEFATEALRRRLVVKPLAITSKVQKSITTCFVGVNPRTLKLNAKMLSKMEEITTRLENITAGKHDLDLRETTGRSSNCVRERQPSTSLVNEAKVYGREPDQKAILLLLKNKVSSAEICVIPIIGMGGIGKTTLAQLIFNDATLHFDFKSWVSVGENFDVIGMTKTILQSEDSDAKDLDSLQVKLKEKLSGKKFLIILDDVWSENYDDWTLFCGPLEAGAPGSRIIVTTRNQGVSLMMGNIPAYSLKELSDDDCLAVFAQHALGAKDFDAHSQLKELGKKIAKRCQGLPLAAKALGGLLRGKLNCNVWEEVLNSKIWDLPQEKNSVLPALRLSYHHLPSHLKRCFAYCSMFPKDYKFDKEELVLLWMAEGFLRQPNQMKPIEDLGHEYFNDLLSRSFFQQSSSSDAQYVMHDLIRNLARSINEEICFNLDDKLDGAKPNPKVRHSSFSRHVCDISKRFEVFNEMKSLRTFLALPILPSNYQQLSSKVLHEFVPKLRCLTVLSLAGYCFDELPSSIGALKHLRYLNLSHSEITMLPESSSKLLNLQTLKLRGCRKLIKLPTGISNLINLQYLDISETDSLVEMPPHIGNLTNLHCLPKFIVAKGHGVSIMELMNLCHLHGELRIAGLHNVANVRDSELVNLKEKQNIDALTLEWIGNSHGVRSLRDELQVLHSLMPHQNLHKLSIKYYAGTVFPLWVGDPKFINLMHLELCNCPNITSLPAVGQLPLLQKLSIAGMDRVKEVGIEFYGINSSSAKAFPSLETLTIKNMVEWEQWSSEELQQTFVKLRELRMKNCPKLVGKLPRSFPSLEKLDICDCPQLAELPEILPSLRKLNVEKCQEMVLRSARDLVSLTTLKIKRISGLISLHEVLIQALVAIEDMEIVGCHELMYLWLDGSNVNKLTSMRRLGIQNCKQLVSLVGGEEGLLPCNLEVLSIQKCGHLNKLPDGLHSLTSLRFLRICSCPKLVSFPATGLPNFLRHFMIMDCNSLVSLPEGIICHGDGANEMSHLKKLAIEGCSSCMSFPMGKFPDSLRTLTICFCTNQLLELQHDKFLHLTYLEIKDCHELEFFPEGGLPIPTLIYFTISRCENLKCLPRQMQNLVSLQYLEISDCGGMLSFPGGGFPPNLTTLRIRDCKNLRQPMSEWGLHKLNFLKRLSIKGTSPSTDVVSFPDDGLLLPTSLTLLWIDGLQNLKCISRGLQSLTSLESLWIWNCPKLHSLPKEGLSATLGFLEILSCPLLKQRCLNRKGDYWPVISHIPCVTIDSKRSGMPLNPWFMAHYLVQTWDHA; this is encoded by the coding sequence ATGCTGAAGAAAATCTATGCTGTGCTTGATGATGCAGAGGAGAAGCAGTTGACTAATCGGTTGGTCAAAATCTGGGTTAGCGAGCTAAGAGACTTGGCTTATGATGTGGAGGATGTACTTGATGAGTTTGCTACTGAGGCTTTGCGACGGAGGTTGGTGGTAAAgcctctagctattacaagtaAGGTGCAGAAATCCATAACAACTTGTTTTGTTGGAGTAAATCCAAGAACTTTGAAGCTCAACGCTAAGATGCTTTCCAAGATGGAGGAAATTACAACCAGATTAGAAAATATCACAGCAGGAAAACATGACTTGGATCTACGAGAGACGACTGGAAGAAGCAGCAACTGTGTGAGAGAAAGACAGCCCTCAACATCTTTGGTAAATGAAGCTAAGGTTTATGGAAGAGAACCAGATCAGAAGGCAATACTTCTACTATTGAAGAATAAAGTAAGTAGTGCAGAAATCTGTGTTATTCCTATAATTGGTATGGGAGGGATAGGCAAGACAACTCTTGCTCAACTCATTTTTAATGATGCTACGTTACACTTTGATTTTAAATCTTGGGTGTCTGTGGGTGAGAATTTTGATGTTATTGGAATGACGAAAACAATTCTCCAGTCAGAAGATAGTGATGCCAAAGATTTAGATTCACTTCAAGTAAAATTGAAGGAGAAATTATCTGGAAAGAAATTTTTGATCATCTTAGATGACGTTTGGAGTGAGAATTATGATGATTGGACTCTCTTTTGTGGTCCTCTTGAGGCAGGTGCTCCAGGAAGCAGAATCATTGTCACAACTCGTAATCAAGGCGTTTCACTAATGATGGGTAATATTCCAGCTTATTCTCTGAAGGAGTTGTCAGATGATGATTGTCTGGCTGTGTTTGCTCAACATGCTTTGGGAGCAAAAGATTTTGATGCACACTCGCAGTTGAAGGAACTAGGGAAGAAAATTGCTAAAAGGTGTCAAGGATTGCCTTTGGCTGCTAAAGCCCTTGGAGGCCTCTTAAGAGGTAAGTTAAATTGCAATGTGTGGGAAGAAGTGTTGAATAGCAAGATATGGGATTTACCTCAGGAGAAAAATAGCGTTCTTCCAGCCTTGCGGCTGAGCTACCATCATCTTCCTTCCCACTTGAAACGCTGCTTTGCCTATTGTTCAATGTTCCCAAAAGACTACAAATTTGATAAGGAAGAGCTAGTTTTACTTTGGATGGCAGAAGGTTTTCTTCGACAACCAAATCAAATGAAGCCAATTGAGGACTTAGGCCATGAATACTTCAATGATTTATTATCAAGATCCTTTTTCCAACAGTCTAGCAGCAGTGATGCACAGTATGTAATGCATGACTTGATAAGAAACCTTGCTCGATCCATCAATGAGGAAATTTGCTTTAATTTGGATGATAAGCTAGATGGTGCAAAACCAAATCCAAAGGTGCGACATTCATCATTTTCTCGTCATGTTTGTGATATATCAAAAAGATTTGAAGTCTTCAATGAAATGAAGAGCTTAAGGACATTCTTGGCATTGCCAATCTTGCCATCAAATTATCAACAATTAAGTAGTAAGGTGTTGCATGAATTTGTGCCAAAATTAAGATGCTTAACGGTACTATCATTGGCTGGTTATTGTTTTGATGAGTTGCCAAGTTCTATTGGTGCCTTGAAGCATTTGCGGTACCTGAATCTGTCTCATAGTGAAATTACAATGTTACCTGAATCATCTAGTAAGCTCCTCAACTTGCAGACTTTGAAGTTACGTGGGTGCCGGAAACTTATTAAGTTGCCTACAGGTATCAGCAATCTGATAAACTTGCAGTATCTTGATATTAGTGAAACAGATAGTTTGGTAGAGATGCCACCTCATATAGGTAATTTGACAAATCTCCACTGCCTGCCTAAGTTTATAGTAGCTAAAGGCCATGGAGTCAGTATCATGGAGTTGATGAATTTATGTCATTTACATGGGGAGCTTCGAATTGCGGGGTTGCATAATGTGGCAAACGTTCGAGATTCAGAGCTTGTCAATCTAAAGGAGAAGCAGAACATTGATGCATTAACCTTGGAATGGATTGGTAACTCCCATGGTGTGCGGAGTTTAAGGGATGAACTGCAGGTGCTCCATTCATTAATGCCTCATCAAAATCTGCATAAACTTTCTATTAAATACTATGCTGGAACAGTATTCCCACTGTGGGTAGGGGATCCTAAATTCATTAATCTGATGCATCTAGAACTCTGCAATTGTCCAAATATCACATCTCTGCCAGCAGTTGGACAACTTCCCTTACTTCAGAAGTTGAGCATAGCAGGCATGGATCGAGTAAAAGAAGTGGGCATTGAGTTTTATGGGATTAATTCTTCTTCTGCTAAAGCTTTTCCATCTCTGGAGACTCTAACTATAAAGAATATGGTGGAGTGGGAACAGTGGTCGAGTGAAGAGCTTCAGCAAACATTTGTTAAACTGCGTGAACTTAGGATGAAAAATTGTCCAAAGTTGGTTGGGAAATTACCCAGGTCCTTTCCTTCCCTGGAAAAACTTGATATTTGTGATTGCCCACAATTAGCAGAGCTACCTGAAATCCTTCCATCTCTTCGCAAACTGAATGTTGAAAAATGTCAAGAGATGGTTCTCAGAAGTGCACGTGATCTAGTTTCCCTCACTACcttaaaaattaagagaatttCAGGTCTTATAAGTCTACATGAAGTGCTTATACAAGCTTTGGTTGcaattgaagatatggagattgTAGGTTGTCACGAGTTAATGTACTTGTGGCTAGATGGAAGTAATGTAAACAAACTTACTAGTATGAGACGTTTAGGTATCCAAAACTGTAAGCAGCTTGTATCATTGGTAGGGGGAGAGGAAGGGCTTTTGCCTTGCAATCTTGAAGTGTTGAGCATTCAAAAGTGTGGGCACCTGAACAAGCTCCCAGATGGGCTGCACAGCCTCACATCTCTCAGATTTCTAAGGATCTGTAGTTGTCCTAAGCTCGTATCCTTTCCTGCGACAGGTTTACCCAACTTTCTTAGGCATTTCATGATAATGGATTGTAATTCTTTGGTGTCCTTACCTGAGGGAATTATATGTCATGGTGATGGTGCCAATGAGATGTCTCATCTTAAGAAGTTGGCCATTGAAGGATGTTCATCTTGCATGTCCTTTCCAATGGGCAAGTTCCCTGATTCACTTAGAACTCTTACAATCTGCTTTTGCACAAACCAATTGTTAGAGTTGCAACATGATAAGTTCTTGCATCTAACTTACTTAGAAATAAAAGACTGTCATGAGCTAGAGTTTTTCCCAGAAGGGGGATTGCCCATCCCAACTCTTATCTATTTTACAATTTCAAGGTGTGAGAATTTAAAGTGTCTACCCCGTCAGATGCAAAACTTGGTGTCTCTTCAATATTTGGAGATAAGTGATTGTGGAGGTATGTTGTCCTTTCCAGGAGGAGGTTTTCCACCAAACTTAACTACGCTTCGAATAAGGGATTGCAAGAATTTGAGGCAGCCAATGTCTGAGTGGGGACTTCATAAACTCAACTTTCTTAAAAGACTTTCAATCAAAGGCACAAGTCCGAGTACAGATGTTGTTTCCTTTCCTGATGATGGTCTTTTGCTTCCAACTTCTCTAACCTTGCTTTGGATAGATGGACTTCAGAATCTAAAATGCATATCCAGGGGCCTCCAAAGCCTCACCTCTCTTGAAAGTCTATGGATTTGGAATTGTCCTAAACTCCATTCCTTACCGAAGGAGGGCCTCTCTGCCACACTTGGATTCCTAGAAATCTTATCCTGTCCTCTTCTTAAACAACGGTGCTTAAATAGGAAAGGAGACTATTGGCCTGTCATTTCTCACATCCCCTGTGTTACTATAGATTCAAAAAGGTCTGGGATGCCCTTGAACCCATGGTTTATGGCACATTACTTGGTCCAAACTTGGGATCATGCTTAA
- the LOC110599661 gene encoding serine/arginine-rich splicing factor SC35, producing MSHFGRSGPPDISDTYSLLVLNITFRTTADDLFPLFDKYGKVVDIFIPRDRRTGDSRGFAFVRYKYADEAQKAVDRLDGRVVDGREITVQFAKYGPNAERIHKGRIVESVPRSRHRSRSRSPRRRYRDDYKDKDHKKRSRSRSLDRYERDKNRGRDRDYRRRSRSRSASPDYSRGRGRGRYDDERRSGSRSADSASPVRRSPSPQRSSSPRKNSPPKAESPDRRSRDDRSPTPRSASPRGRHAASRSPSPRNSDVDE from the exons ATGTCTCACTTCGGCAGGTCTGGCCCTCCGGATATCTCTGACACCTACTCTCTCCTTGTCCTCAACATCACCTTCC GTACTACTGCTGATGATTTGTTTCCGCTTTTTGACAAGTACGGGAAGGTAGTTGACATCTTCATCCCCAGAGATCGAAG GACTGGTGACTCTCGTGGCTTTGCATTTGTGCGCTACAAGTATGCGGATGAGGCACAAAAGGCAGTGGATAGGCTAGATG gaAGAGTTGTTGATGGGCGTGAGATAACAGTTCAGTTTGCAAAATATGGACCCAATGCCGAGAGGAT TCATAAAGGAAGGATTGTCGAATCTGTTCCAAGGTCAAGGCACAGATCACGGAGCCGTAGTCCCCGAAGAAG GTACCGAGATGACTATAAAGATAAAGACCATAAGAAGAGAAGTCGTAGCAGGAGTTTGGACAGGTATGAGCGTGACAAGAATCGTGGAAGGGACAGAGACTATCGTCGTCGGAGCAGGAGTCGCAGTGCCAGTCCTGATTACTCTAGAGGACGGGGTAGAGGACGTTATGATGATGAGCGGAGGAGTGGCAGTCGATCAGCGGATAG TGCATCCCCTGTTAGACGTAGTCCAAGCCCTCAAAGGAGTTCTTCCCCCCGCAAGAATTCTCCCCCTAAGGCTGAAAGCCCGGATAGACGCAGTCGTGATGATCGTTCCCCAACTCCACGAAGTGCCTCGCCTAGAGGTCGACATGCCGCCTCTCGTAGCCCATCCCCACGAAATTCAGATGTTGAT GAATGA